A DNA window from Cobetia marina contains the following coding sequences:
- a CDS encoding HAD family hydrolase → MTRTSSSSAARPRALSAAPDVEICRTPLADLCADCDAVTLLPPLSPPEEGHVRHHCALDAPLAVFDLDDTLLDGDCTGMWMRWMVACGWIKAVDAFMAIGERHQVQYHAGTLDIHEHTGHLLSPLVGRHRDEVRREVDDFVEEMVMPRLLEGGIARLAEHGEAGHRTLIISASMHHLVGPIASRLTADGALATHPAFDGQGCFTGATSGIVTFREGKLAALDDWLAGAERIHRTPQSLWGYSDSHNDLPLLERVDFPHATQPDAPLRQLAEARGWPVVDWRLSRLSD, encoded by the coding sequence GTGACTCGTACCTCGTCCTCATCTGCCGCCCGGCCGCGTGCCCTGAGCGCTGCGCCCGATGTCGAGATCTGCCGCACACCGCTGGCGGATCTCTGCGCCGACTGTGACGCCGTGACCCTGCTGCCGCCGCTCTCGCCGCCGGAGGAGGGCCATGTGCGCCACCACTGTGCGCTGGATGCCCCGCTGGCGGTGTTCGATCTCGACGATACGCTGCTCGATGGCGACTGCACTGGCATGTGGATGCGCTGGATGGTCGCCTGTGGCTGGATCAAGGCTGTCGATGCCTTCATGGCCATCGGCGAGCGTCATCAGGTGCAATACCATGCCGGCACCCTGGACATCCACGAGCACACCGGCCATCTGCTCAGCCCGCTCGTCGGGCGGCATCGTGATGAGGTGCGTCGCGAAGTCGATGATTTCGTGGAAGAAATGGTCATGCCGCGACTGCTGGAAGGTGGCATCGCGCGGCTGGCCGAGCACGGTGAGGCCGGCCATCGCACCCTGATCATCTCCGCCTCCATGCATCATCTGGTCGGGCCCATCGCCAGTCGTCTGACCGCCGATGGGGCGCTGGCCACCCATCCGGCCTTTGATGGGCAGGGCTGCTTCACCGGAGCCACCAGCGGTATCGTCACCTTCCGCGAAGGCAAGCTGGCGGCGCTGGATGACTGGCTTGCGGGTGCCGAGCGCATCCATCGCACGCCGCAATCCCTGTGGGGCTATTCCGACTCCCACAATGACCTGCCCCTGCTGGAGCGGGTCGATTTCCCCCACGCCACCCAACCGGACGCACCGCTGCGCCAGCTGGCCGAGGCGCGCGGCTGGCCAGTGGTTGACTGGCGCCTGTCGCGCCTGTCGGACTGA
- a CDS encoding DMT family transporter has translation MNPLAGREAASHASRQARGVAMTACGVLLISPDALLLRLADVADGPLVFWRGLLTAIGFALFLLALQRGTPAQRIASALARMRGCGRTGVWVALLFTGSTLGFVLANQYTRAGNVLIILAASPLFAALMSRLWLGERQPRHVWGAILASLAGITLLVLDEAGSGTLTGNLLALGCSLSLAGNFTLCRTRPGHDMSPMLTLSGLVTALCGLLACLWSMTQGGGDVLTQLWPSHGADFAQRAGWLVLLCLVLSPLGFTLIQRGPIYLPSAEVALLMLLESVFGILWVWWVLEESLTPRGWAGGALVLGAMLIKSLIDRRHRQSVTASARSADASTGRS, from the coding sequence ATGAACCCGCTGGCCGGGCGAGAAGCCGCCTCCCACGCCTCGCGGCAGGCGCGGGGCGTGGCGATGACGGCCTGCGGGGTGCTGTTGATCTCGCCGGACGCGCTGCTGCTGCGACTCGCCGATGTCGCCGATGGCCCGCTGGTGTTCTGGCGCGGTCTGCTGACGGCCATCGGCTTTGCACTGTTCCTGCTGGCCCTCCAGCGCGGCACTCCCGCACAGCGCATCGCCAGCGCCCTGGCGCGCATGCGTGGCTGCGGGCGTACCGGCGTATGGGTCGCGCTGCTGTTCACCGGCTCCACCCTGGGTTTCGTGCTCGCCAACCAATACACCCGCGCCGGCAACGTGCTGATCATCCTCGCCGCCAGTCCGCTGTTCGCGGCGCTGATGTCGCGCCTGTGGCTGGGCGAGCGTCAGCCACGCCATGTGTGGGGCGCGATTCTGGCCTCGCTGGCGGGCATCACGCTGCTGGTGCTCGATGAGGCCGGCAGCGGCACGCTCACCGGCAACCTGCTGGCGCTGGGCTGCAGCCTGTCGCTGGCCGGCAACTTCACGCTGTGTCGTACGCGCCCGGGGCATGACATGAGTCCGATGCTGACACTGTCCGGGCTGGTCACCGCGCTGTGCGGCCTGCTGGCGTGCCTGTGGAGCATGACGCAGGGCGGCGGTGACGTGCTGACGCAGCTGTGGCCTTCGCACGGTGCCGATTTCGCCCAGCGCGCCGGCTGGCTGGTGCTGCTGTGCCTGGTGCTTTCGCCGCTGGGCTTCACGCTGATCCAGCGTGGCCCGATCTATCTGCCCTCTGCGGAAGTGGCGCTGCTGATGTTGCTGGAAAGCGTGTTCGGCATCCTGTGGGTGTGGTGGGTGCTGGAAGAATCGCTTACCCCGCGTGGCTGGGCGGGCGGTGCACTGGTGCTGGGCGCGATGCTCATCAAGAGTCTGATCGACCGTCGTCACCGTCAATCGGTGACGGCGAGCGCGCGTTCTGCGGATGCGTCCACCGGTCGCAGCTGA
- a CDS encoding SulP family inorganic anion transporter, translated as MTSSLKQQWLSNLRPDILSGLVVALALIPEAIAFSIIAGVDPKVGLYASFSIAVVTAIAGGRPGMISAATGAMALLMVDLVKDHGLEYLLAATVMTGVIQVIFGYFKLGSLMRFVSRSVVTGFVNALAILIFMAQLPELTNVTWHVYAMTAAGLGIIYLLPLVPKIGKLLPSPLVCIIVLTLFAMVVGLDIRTVGDMGELPDSLPVFLIPDIPFNLDTLWIILPYSLPLAVVGLLESLMTATLVDDLTDTPSDKNRECKGQGAANVVTGFLGGMAGCAMIGQTMINVKSGGRTRLSTMVAGVVLLILVVFLGPWVSQIPMAALVAVMIMVSIGTFSWQSIRDLKSHPMSTNIVMLGTVAVVVATHNLAIGVLVGVLLSALFFANKIGQVLHIGSDMNADGRTREYRVVGQVFFASSEQFQAGFDLKETVERVVIDVSRAHFWDITAIGALDTVVVKFRREGTEVEVRGLNEASATLVDRFAVHDKPDAVEKLMGH; from the coding sequence ATGACAAGCAGCCTCAAACAGCAGTGGCTTTCCAACCTCCGGCCCGACATCCTGTCCGGCCTGGTGGTGGCATTGGCCCTGATCCCCGAAGCCATCGCCTTCTCCATCATTGCCGGTGTCGACCCCAAGGTCGGCCTGTATGCCTCCTTCTCCATCGCCGTGGTGACCGCCATCGCCGGTGGCCGTCCGGGCATGATTTCCGCCGCCACCGGTGCCATGGCACTGCTGATGGTCGACCTGGTCAAGGACCACGGCCTGGAGTACCTGCTGGCCGCCACCGTGATGACCGGCGTGATCCAGGTCATCTTCGGCTACTTCAAGCTCGGCTCCCTGATGCGCTTCGTCTCGCGCTCGGTGGTCACCGGCTTCGTCAATGCACTGGCGATCCTGATCTTCATGGCCCAGCTGCCGGAGCTGACCAACGTCACCTGGCACGTCTATGCCATGACGGCCGCGGGCCTGGGCATCATCTATCTGCTGCCGCTGGTGCCGAAGATCGGCAAGCTGCTGCCGTCGCCGCTGGTCTGCATCATCGTGCTGACCCTCTTCGCGATGGTCGTCGGTCTGGATATCCGCACCGTCGGTGACATGGGTGAGCTGCCGGACAGCCTGCCGGTGTTCCTGATTCCGGACATCCCCTTCAATCTGGACACCCTGTGGATCATCCTGCCGTACTCGCTGCCGCTGGCGGTCGTGGGCCTGCTGGAATCCCTGATGACGGCCACGCTGGTCGATGATCTGACCGACACGCCGTCCGACAAGAACCGTGAGTGCAAGGGCCAGGGCGCGGCCAACGTCGTCACCGGCTTCCTCGGCGGCATGGCGGGTTGCGCGATGATCGGTCAGACGATGATCAACGTGAAATCCGGCGGTCGTACGCGTCTCTCCACCATGGTGGCGGGTGTCGTGCTGCTGATCCTGGTCGTGTTCCTCGGCCCGTGGGTCTCGCAGATTCCCATGGCCGCACTGGTCGCGGTGATGATCATGGTCTCCATCGGCACCTTCTCCTGGCAGTCGATCCGTGACCTCAAGAGCCACCCGATGTCCACCAACATCGTCATGCTGGGCACCGTTGCCGTGGTGGTCGCGACCCACAACCTGGCGATCGGCGTGCTGGTCGGCGTGCTGCTCTCGGCGCTGTTCTTCGCCAACAAGATCGGCCAGGTGCTGCATATCGGCAGCGACATGAATGCCGATGGTCGTACCCGCGAATACCGCGTGGTCGGTCAGGTGTTCTTCGCCTCCAGCGAGCAGTTCCAGGCCGGTTTCGACCTCAAGGAAACCGTCGAGCGTGTCGTGATCGACGTCAGTCGTGCGCACTTCTGGGACATCACCGCCATCGGCGCGCTGGATACCGTGGTGGTCAAGTTCCGTCGTGAGGGGACCGAGGTCGAGGTACGTGGCCTCAACGAAGCCAGCGCCACGCTGGTGGATCGCTTCGCGGTGCATGACAAGCCGGACGCGGTCGAGAAACTGATGGGTCACTGA
- a CDS encoding universal stress protein: MSQSSASAATGHDKVTACIDGSAFAAPVCDAAVWASQRLSAPLSILHVIDRNESAEPANGDLSGSIGLGAREHLLEELATLDEQRGRIAQEQGRLMLEAACERATQAGITEPRPRQRNGELVETLAELEDEIRLLVIGKRGEGAEQASEHLGSNLERVIRSLHRPVLVVPGEFQTPTRVLIAFDGSATIKRAIEVLAASPLLQGAELHLVMVGADSVEHQAPLETARDTLQSAGFNVQASLKAGEVEACLREYAKEHAIDMLVMGAYGHSRIRQLLVGSTTTEMIRNATVPLLILR, from the coding sequence ATGAGCCAATCCTCTGCCAGTGCCGCGACAGGCCATGACAAGGTCACCGCCTGCATTGACGGCTCCGCCTTCGCCGCCCCCGTGTGTGACGCCGCCGTCTGGGCCAGCCAGCGCCTGTCGGCACCTCTCAGCATCCTGCATGTGATCGACCGCAATGAAAGCGCCGAACCCGCCAATGGCGATCTCTCCGGCAGCATCGGTCTCGGTGCCCGGGAGCACCTGCTGGAAGAACTCGCCACCCTCGATGAGCAGCGCGGGCGCATCGCCCAGGAGCAGGGCCGCCTGATGCTGGAAGCCGCCTGTGAGCGCGCCACCCAGGCCGGTATCACCGAACCACGCCCTCGCCAACGCAATGGTGAGCTGGTCGAGACACTGGCCGAGCTTGAGGACGAGATTCGCCTGCTGGTGATCGGCAAGCGCGGGGAAGGGGCGGAGCAGGCCAGTGAGCATCTCGGCAGCAATCTGGAGCGGGTGATTCGCAGCCTGCATCGTCCCGTGCTGGTAGTGCCGGGCGAGTTTCAGACGCCGACACGCGTGTTGATCGCCTTCGATGGCAGCGCCACCATCAAGCGTGCCATCGAGGTGCTGGCGGCCAGCCCCTTGCTGCAGGGCGCCGAGCTCCATCTGGTGATGGTCGGCGCGGACTCGGTGGAGCATCAGGCTCCGCTTGAGACCGCGCGTGACACCCTCCAGTCAGCGGGCTTCAACGTGCAGGCCAGCCTCAAGGCCGGTGAAGTGGAAGCCTGTCTGCGCGAATACGCCAAGGAGCACGCCATCGACATGCTGGTGATGGGCGCCTACGGCCACTCGCGCATCCGTCAGTTGCTGGTCGGCAGTACCACCACCGAGATGATCCGCAATGCCACGGTGCCGCTGCTGATCCTGCGCTAG
- a CDS encoding RidA family protein, which produces MSDIQRHDTKARMSRAVIHNNTIYLCGQVAGPEQRFSDITDQANSMLARVDALLEEVGTDREHLLSATVYLKTMDDFKTFNDIWDAWVPEGHAPARACVQAAMASPELLCEITVVAAVK; this is translated from the coding sequence ATGAGCGATATCCAACGTCACGATACCAAGGCACGCATGAGCCGCGCCGTCATCCACAACAACACCATCTACCTGTGTGGTCAGGTCGCCGGGCCGGAACAACGCTTCAGTGATATCACGGACCAGGCCAACAGCATGCTCGCGCGTGTCGATGCGCTGCTGGAAGAAGTCGGCACCGACCGCGAGCATCTGCTCTCCGCCACCGTCTATCTCAAGACAATGGACGACTTCAAGACCTTCAACGACATCTGGGACGCCTGGGTACCGGAAGGTCACGCCCCCGCCCGTGCCTGCGTCCAAGCCGCCATGGCCAGCCCGGAACTGCTGTGTGAAATTACCGTGGTCGCCGCCGTTAAATAA